In Zingiber officinale cultivar Zhangliang chromosome 1A, Zo_v1.1, whole genome shotgun sequence, the DNA window AAAACAATCTGAAAACATGGTAGGTGTACACTCTGTCAACAACCTAGTTTCCCTCTCAAGCTGCAATGATATTAGAACAGACCATAGCATCGGTAACAAGCATTAGCATGAATCAGCATCTATACAAGACGAGCTTGATTTTTAGCCAAGGCCACTGTGTCAAAGTGGTAGGTATCTGTATACAGAAACAGCTAGTCAACTAAAACTAACCGTATCAACAGACCATAGCTATCGTATTTAGTATCAACTAACTGCCCATGCATCAATTATATGCTGATTCTTCAAGATTGAGGGCATTATTCAATTGCCTGAAATGTACATAGGTATAGCAAAGAGACAATAGAGAGAGCCCAAGCTATTATGAAGATAGATATTGggataaaaatagtacttttaaaAAGTTAAGGCTCATTCGCATCCCTAATTGCCATCTTCTATTTTGATGACAATGACCTTTTTTTATTTGATCATGCTGTTTTTCAGGTACATGTCGCTGCTTCAGAGTGTTTATTGCAGATGATTGAACTCTATAGGGATACTCCCCCacataatgaagatatccatttCCTAGATGAGCTTTCTCATTTGTGTGAAATTGAGAAGACTGCACAAGCCAAGACATTGCTCAGACAATGCATCACAATTCTGGAAGATATCAAGTGCAGGACTACTTCCCCTACAAACAAAACATCATGAGAAGAATGTAAATTATTTTCCATGCCGTCAGAGACAAACACGTCTATTATTGCTCGTTAGCTGCCATTCTGCCAAGAATATAGCTGATCTGCTATGCTGGGATGTGCTTGCTCATCTTTTTACCCTGGAGGAAGATATATTTGGTTGCGTTATCACATTTAGTTGTTAGGTTACTTTAAATCAATGTATTATTATTCTATAAACCAAGTCATTACTAGACAGGCTTCTTTAGGTGCTTTCTTTCCTTAGCTCCTTAGAAAGCCAAATCTTTATTTAAGATATATATTCATTCgacagtttaaaattaaaccGTTTAAATGAGGATGTGCTGTCCAAAATATCTAAACTTACAGTTTAAAGTGAGACTCATAATAATCTGTAAATTCAACTTAAGTTTCTTTTGAACGGGAGGTTATATTTATCAGATACGGATGAGTAAAAAATGGCATTGATCTGAAATAGAAAATCCAAACTGTAGATGTGTTCTTGGAGGCATAATACGTTACTGCATATTTGGGTCGGGCTATTAAAGTAATATATAAATACGTAAAGATATAAAATATTTGTTATATAATTGGTTTTGGCATAAACATGCTACCTAGTTAAGGTAGCAAAGAGgattaaaataataacaaatgatTATATTGATTGTATtttgttcatatatatatatgtatatatatagttAGTTAGTTAGTTGATATTCTTCGTGATTCATGCTGTGTGACTGCCTAATTTTTTATTGTAGCAGTGTTTTGTCAGAATTTAAAAAACCCAAAATCACTttctctataaaaaaaaaaatcaaacattttgaACCCCCTTTGAACTCGGTTTCCTTCGGTGTGGCCTCATAGAGCCGCCGATCACTATCTTTACCGATCAACTCCTTCAGTGCCACATCGCCTTGTCGAGCTTGCCTATCGCCATTCATATGTAGTGTGCTCTCCCATGTACGTGTCTTAAATATTTTGTCACTCCATCCAAATGCTACAATTCCGTAGCAGATACAACATTGTGGTAGCTACGGttccatgttgtagcagctacgattaTATAGCTGCTACAAAACTCTTAGACCACGTTGTAGTACTCTAACTATTATAACGTGCTTAGATCAAACCAGTATATTGTAACAACTATAGAatcatagttgttataatatgCTTTGATTAGAACGTTGTAGTCTAATcgcattgtagcagctacgattaTGTAGTTGTTGCTACAACGTGGTGGCTGCTACAACATGGTAGGATCATcatattgtagtagctacaaaAAAAACTATTATAATATTCTGGTTAGCATACTCATttataatattgtttgagaaaattactttaagaaaaattattagaATGCTCtagattttaaattatttaaattacaaTACTTAAACAATATCTTTAATTTCTGACAATGTGCATAAtatatataagataaatatatttgAGTTTCTTATTGTCATGTATTATTTAAAGCGGATTGGTAAACCATTGTAGAGCCACTACTATTCTTAACAAACTTGAATGTGTTACAACCAGATTTAGTTGAGAACTTTAGATATAACATTTCCCATAGAAGAAAATGACGACGAGATACAATTATACATTCTCCAAATTATATATCATCGAAAACTAAAAATTAGAATGAAATTCTCATCAATAGATGATACATTTTCATACTATAACCAATATAcacaaaaagtaaaaataaaaagacAAATGAAGTTGTGTGAAAAATATCTATAtgctttaaaaaatatatataaatattttgatTTTAAAGAGCTATTTTTTTATATACTAATTATGAGACAGATAATAAAAGATACTTAAGGTTAGCAAGTCAACTTATACTTAAGGTTAGCAAGTCAACTTTTAACTCGTGTGTATatgtatgtgtatatatatatatatatatatatcaaaggaGTAAATAACATGCACACTCATGTCTGATTCACTAGCGTTAAAATCCATcggtttctatttttttatttttaaaaagtctGCTTAATTCATCATGCGACTGATTTATTTTAGAGGATATAAAtaatcctttttaaaaaaaaaaaaatagtgtacATATAATCCTAATAAAATAGAATGTCCATATATTTAATGAACACCATGATTTCACTGAGGAACCCACCTATCTATGCCATCACATCCTTTTTACAAAAACATCAGAAACAAGTTCTAAAACCCCTTGGGGCTTCCAAATACAAACAATAAGATTGAGTAAACTAAAGATCCGCTTCAACAATTTGTCCAGTTCAGAATGGAGATATTTTGGGCGAGAAAGATTATATCATCGCAATGATTGCGACTCTAGTAGGATGTTTGTTGCAACGTTGACATCATTTTCTGCATGTGTGAGCGCTCGCCTTGCAGAATCCCTGTCGAATCCCATAGAGACCAATGTTGCTATCGATGCCTCCGTTGAGTCAGAGTGATTGCGTTCTAGTTGAGAAGGATAACCACCCTGTAACCACACGGTAAACAATGACTTGGTTGGAAAATAAGACATGATCGATCAGCAAAGGAGAATATACTACAACTCATGGTCACTGAAACAATATCATATTGCTTGAACTTTAATTGAAAACACTACATGATACTTTTTGACATGGTTTAAAATTGCATTATGTGATAGCAAAACTAGCGAAATTTACTGTTCCTGCCCACACGTAGGATCGGAATTGTCGCTGGCACAGCACCATGGACCTCCGCATGGTTGcagagaataattttttttaatagtatcgattttattattttttatatgaatataaatgtcccattttattttatttttttgcatcGGACCCTTCAAAATCTAGGGCCGGCCCTATCGAAATCGTATCATTCTAGTCTAGACCTAAACTTTGGTtgagattttaaatcatgcttttTAACCACTAAATTTTAGGCTTTTGTCTTCCAGACTACATGGAAATGACTTGATGCCAAGATGGGATGTCAAAATTAGCCAACTCTTAGTGGGCTGCAAATTTTATAGTTAATTTGGATCAGATGAATAGCAATTCTATTCTATGGGAATTGCTTTGAACAAGGGTTGCTACTTCCTATAAAGAACAAACTCGTGGAATTGTTATTCTCTAGCTATCCCTCATTATTTTTTCCTACTCCATTCTTTAAGTGCATAATTTGAATAGCAGGGGAGGTCGAGCAGAGTTATTGAGCCATACAAACTAGACATGTCAAACAAACCAAGTGGATCATAGGGGCAAATTGGGATGAACAAGCAAACAAGGCTAGTCGGTCAAGCAGATTGACCAAGCAGATTGGGCATGCTCAACAAACAAGTGAACAAGACAAACCAAAGGAACTATTGTTTATTACTTAGCGAGATTTTATCATTACCGAgagaaattctttatttattacttaaacatctctataaattaaatctaacataaGAATAAAATGATCCAAGGATAGAGATGCATATTCCAATTGTATCTCCAATTAATTCTCCATATCCTGAAATAACTATCATATTCCTTATTATTTTCATTTCATGAACCAGACATAGCATTAGAGTTATACTCCCATCTTTAGTAACTAATTTGCCAGCCAAAACAGTTAAGCTTCACTTAGACAACATTTTTCTTTCAAGCTCCAAGGCCTATACTTAATGGCATGTAAATCATTATAAGCTAAACTGTCTGACTCGGATGAatatgaataagtaataaaacaATTGACATAAACACAAGTTTTCAGATGATGAACAAAATGAATTGTTCGAGAAATAGGACTAATCAACTCTCAATAAGCATTTTATGAGAATAGGTATTTACCTCCTCCATCTGATGGCCAGGATATGGTCGCGTATTCCCAGTAGCATTCCCTCTTGCCAAGATTGGTGATGAACCACTTGAGGGCAAGGGTAATCGTGAAAATACTGATAGAAATGCCTCTGGAAACTGGAAAACATTTGAACAAAATATATCCTTATGTATAACTGTAACATACAAAATGATGTAAAgaatttcaaacttattgaaGAAATTTTGCATTATGGACCTTCAATTTGCGGATGCCAAGCACATTGAGGCGATATAAAGACCCAGCGAGCAAACCACATAAACCAGGTACTATGGATCGTTTCCAAGATGAGAAAAGGAGCTGAAGATAAATATTACAAATAACATATGCTCATTCAACATCAAGTTCAAAGTTAAATCATCTACAAAACaaggaaagttaaatattaaaactCACCTGAAGGCCAGCTAAATATATCAATGATTTGTCAGTAAAGTTTAGCCCGAATACACGAAACCGGGATGAAACTGGAATGTCAAAGTAAAAGGGTAGAAAAGCAGCAAAAATAAGGCCATATGGTCCAGAAGCAAGTCTACTCAGCGTCTCTGCAATGAAGGGCCCCCAATCAAGATAAGAAGCATCAGTCAATACAGCAGCTCAAACAAGAAAAGTGCAAGTgtctattattaatttattttttcttaatataTATTTATGTGGGTGTATTCTTTAACAAGAGCTCAGAGTTAGAAAGACACTGATAAGGTTGATTTCTGAACACCAACAAGACCAATTACAGTCACAGGAAAACTCAGAAAAATATTCTTCAAAAAGAACATATGTTTCATATAGATTAGAGGTACCAAATTATGGAAATTATTGCAATCAAAACCACAGAAAAAGAAGCAATATCTGCAGGCAGATTTATTAACTAATGAAAGATTTATTCTATTAAATCTCTCATCCTCCCTATATGTAGTGTTTGAGTTTAATATATTCCACCCTTTTCAGGTGTATGCACTGTCAAATGAGTTTCATCTattttcttggactcacaatcaTTCACTATGAAATTCACTGCTAGCCAATTCCAGCATatactttctatatatatatatatatatatatatgtgcttTGGTTAATTTTTTTGGTGAAATTTCACAACTATatggaaaagtaaaaaaaaaaaagaaagaaagaaagaaaggctGTTCGATTTGCCAGATTATTCCAAGACCATTCTAAAGCAAAGTCACTTTAATTTTGGCatggaaggggagccttggcgcaacggtaaagttgttgctttgtgaccaaaaggtcacgggttcaaatcctggaaacagcctcttgcaaaaagcagggaaagactgcgtacaatggatccttccccgggaccccgcatggcgggagcttcgtgcacccagctgccctttttttttaaGCTATTAAGCTCTCTAAGCTAATGTCTTGTGCCAGCAGATCTAGAGGGTGGATGAATGCAATAAGGCTCTATAAAGGATTGCAGAATTCATCTTGTTGGCCTTTGATGTTGTAATCTATTTCActtttaaattcataaattaagcatgtcaacaaaaaaaaattggatcATTTGTTTCCAATTTCCTTACATTAATCAAACATGT includes these proteins:
- the LOC122038888 gene encoding rhomboid-like protein 20, producing MNGGPSGFHNAPVTKTIVVVSAFLTVLAGVQGRSLRLGLSYQDIFGKFPLWKLIASTFAFSSTPEMIFGLYLLYYFRVFERQIGSNKHTIFIIFSILLSLILEALALAYLRETLSRLASGPYGLIFAAFLPFYFDIPVSSRFRVFGLNFTDKSLIYLAGLQLLFSSWKRSIVPGLCGLLAGSLYRLNVLGIRKLKFPEAFLSVFSRLPLPSSGSSPILARGNATGNTRPYPGHQMEEGGYPSQLERNHSDSTEASIATLVSMGFDRDSARRALTHAENDVNVATNILLESQSLR